A window from Chitinophaga filiformis encodes these proteins:
- a CDS encoding response regulator transcription factor — MKAGVLLVEDDHFFAKVIKSHLEKAGYLVVHCSDGEEGWNTFLERPFDICLLDVVMPGMDGFALAREIRDRNDNVPIIFTTSRYMEQDKLNGFECGGDDYLVKPFNMEELLCRMDVFMKRSRLLQNDKQIVFKLGSLIFNYSEFKIYHPGGTINLPPKEAELLKFLCDNPNKRLKREGILLSVWGNDDFFTGRSMDVYLTRIRKHFKHDNTIKLETIHGKGLRLVIESEVCRVI; from the coding sequence ATGAAAGCAGGAGTTCTGTTAGTAGAAGATGATCATTTTTTTGCCAAAGTTATCAAGAGCCACCTGGAAAAGGCAGGATATCTGGTAGTACATTGTTCAGATGGAGAGGAAGGCTGGAATACCTTCCTGGAAAGACCATTTGATATCTGTTTACTGGACGTTGTAATGCCGGGAATGGATGGGTTTGCACTGGCAAGGGAGATCAGGGACAGGAATGATAATGTTCCTATCATTTTTACTACTTCGCGCTACATGGAGCAGGATAAGCTTAACGGCTTTGAATGCGGGGGGGATGATTACCTGGTAAAGCCATTTAATATGGAAGAACTGCTCTGCCGGATGGACGTGTTTATGAAAAGAAGCCGTTTGCTGCAAAATGATAAACAGATCGTATTTAAGCTGGGATCACTTATTTTCAACTATAGCGAATTCAAGATCTATCATCCCGGTGGAACTATCAATCTGCCGCCGAAAGAAGCAGAACTGCTGAAGTTCCTTTGTGACAATCCCAACAAGCGGCTGAAAAGAGAAGGCATTTTGCTGAGCGTCTGGGGGAATGATGACTTCTTTACCGGGCGTAGCATGGATGTTTATCTCACGCGCATACGCAAGCACTTCAAGCATGACAATACCATTAAGCTTGAGACTATTCACGGCAAAGGCTTACGCCTGGTGATTGAAAGCGAAGTTTGCCGTGTAATTTGA
- a CDS encoding YebC/PmpR family DNA-binding transcriptional regulator yields the protein MGRIFEVRKATMFARWDRMAKQFTRIGKEIAIAVKQGGPDPDNNPALRRCVANAKGVNMPKDRVEAAIKRAMGKDKTDYEEVVYEGYAPHGVAVMVETATDNPTRTVANVRMHFNKEGGSLGNSGSVGFLFNRTGVFKIKNEGQNLEELELELIDAGLEEIGEDSEGNIVLHTPFTEFGNMSKALEERNIIPISAELQRIPATTVELNEEQAKEVLTLIDRLEQDDDVQQVFHNLR from the coding sequence ATGGGAAGAATATTTGAAGTAAGAAAGGCCACCATGTTTGCCAGATGGGACAGAATGGCCAAACAATTTACCAGGATAGGAAAGGAAATAGCGATTGCGGTAAAGCAGGGCGGTCCTGATCCGGATAATAACCCCGCTCTTCGCAGATGTGTTGCCAACGCCAAAGGTGTTAACATGCCTAAAGACCGTGTAGAAGCGGCCATTAAGCGTGCTATGGGTAAGGACAAGACTGATTACGAAGAAGTTGTATATGAAGGGTATGCGCCACATGGGGTAGCTGTAATGGTTGAGACAGCAACTGATAATCCTACCCGTACAGTAGCCAACGTACGCATGCACTTCAATAAGGAAGGTGGCAGCTTGGGGAATAGCGGTTCAGTAGGTTTTTTATTCAACCGTACGGGGGTTTTCAAAATAAAAAATGAAGGCCAGAACCTGGAAGAGCTGGAACTTGAACTGATCGATGCGGGCCTGGAAGAAATAGGAGAAGATAGTGAAGGCAATATCGTGCTGCATACACCATTTACCGAGTTCGGTAACATGTCGAAAGCGCTTGAAGAGAGAAATATTATTCCGATCAGCGCGGAATTGCAGCGTATTCCTGCTACAACTGTTGAATTGAACGAAGAGCAGGCGAAGGAAGTACTGACACTGATTGACCGCCTTGAGCAGGATGACGATGTACAACAGGTATTCCATAATCTGCGCTAA
- a CDS encoding amino acid permease yields MGKLFVKKPLSLLLAEASESEKGLKRTLGAGSLIALGIGAIIGAGLFVRTAAAAGQHAGPAVTISFIIAAIGCALAGLCYAEFASMIPIAGSAYTYSYATMGEFIAWIIGWDLVLEYALGAATVAIGWSQYLNKLIEKVFGAAYVIPYQWSHSPFETSDAGVHGIMNLPAVFILLLLTLLLIRGIEGSAIVNNVIVITKVAIVILLILLGWQFINPANHTPFTIPADAGSVTMHNGKVINYSDFWYHGIPGVLRGAGVVFFAFIGFDAVSTAAQETKNPKKNMPVGILVSLAICTLLYILFSYVLTGIAPYKDFLRQGGEASVAYAIDTYMHGYGWLSTFVTVAILAGFSSVILVMLLGQTRVFYSMSNDGLVPKVFSNLHPKFRTPYRSQALFFVFVSIFAAFIPDSVVGDMTSIGTLFAFVLVCLGVIVMRKTNPELQRAFKTPWVPFVPILGALFCLTMIVSLGIENWARLIVWLLIGFAIYFGYSVKNSKARKL; encoded by the coding sequence ATGGGCAAACTTTTTGTAAAAAAGCCACTCTCCCTGTTATTAGCTGAAGCATCCGAATCTGAAAAAGGCCTTAAACGTACATTAGGGGCAGGATCGCTTATAGCTTTGGGAATAGGCGCTATCATTGGTGCGGGGCTTTTTGTTAGAACAGCTGCTGCTGCCGGGCAACACGCCGGTCCTGCTGTTACGATCTCTTTCATTATCGCTGCTATTGGTTGTGCCCTGGCAGGTCTTTGTTACGCCGAGTTTGCCTCAATGATCCCTATTGCCGGTAGTGCTTATACCTACTCCTATGCGACAATGGGTGAATTCATCGCCTGGATCATCGGATGGGACCTTGTGCTGGAATATGCGCTTGGTGCGGCTACTGTGGCCATTGGTTGGTCTCAGTACCTGAATAAACTCATTGAAAAGGTCTTTGGGGCCGCGTATGTCATACCATATCAGTGGTCTCACAGCCCCTTTGAAACTTCTGATGCAGGCGTACACGGTATCATGAACCTGCCTGCAGTTTTCATATTGTTATTGCTCACTTTATTGCTGATCCGTGGTATCGAAGGTTCTGCAATCGTTAATAACGTCATCGTTATTACTAAAGTAGCTATCGTAATCCTGCTGATCCTCCTTGGCTGGCAGTTCATTAATCCTGCTAACCACACTCCCTTCACTATTCCTGCGGATGCCGGTTCTGTGACCATGCACAATGGTAAGGTGATCAACTATAGCGACTTCTGGTATCACGGCATACCCGGGGTGCTGCGTGGCGCCGGGGTAGTATTCTTTGCATTCATCGGTTTTGACGCCGTATCAACTGCTGCACAGGAAACTAAAAATCCGAAGAAGAATATGCCTGTTGGTATCCTGGTATCACTGGCTATCTGTACACTGCTGTACATCCTCTTCTCTTATGTGCTGACTGGTATCGCTCCTTATAAAGACTTCCTGAGACAGGGTGGTGAGGCCTCCGTAGCTTATGCCATTGATACTTACATGCACGGATATGGCTGGTTGTCAACCTTCGTAACGGTTGCTATTCTCGCAGGTTTCTCTTCTGTGATCCTGGTGATGCTGTTAGGTCAGACAAGGGTATTCTACTCTATGTCAAACGATGGCCTGGTACCAAAGGTATTCTCCAACCTTCATCCTAAATTCCGTACACCATACAGATCACAGGCCTTGTTCTTTGTATTTGTATCCATTTTTGCTGCTTTCATCCCTGACAGCGTGGTAGGTGACATGACCAGTATCGGTACCCTGTTCGCCTTTGTATTGGTTTGCCTGGGTGTGATCGTAATGAGAAAGACCAATCCGGAATTACAGCGTGCCTTTAAAACGCCTTGGGTGCCATTTGTACCTATTCTGGGGGCTTTATTCTGTCTGACAATGATCGTCAGCCTGGGTATTGAAAACTGGGCGCGACTGATCGTATGGTTGCTGATCGGCTTCGCTATCTACTTCGGTTATAGTGTCAAGAACAGTAAGGCCAGAAAATTGTAA
- a CDS encoding dicarboxylate/amino acid:cation symporter — protein sequence MKRSNRLTLFIFIAMVLGILTGYIVNVCYTDTYGGGNAGQMVSADNSSLGNTAGHIIGLSTGKGTTGEARIQKFADNISILTDIFLRLVKMIIAPLVFSTLVVGVAKLGDIKAVGRIGGKTMLWFISATFISLFLGLMLVNILQPGHSLNLPVPDSHASSGVAAAAMTLKGFFQHVFPDSVINAMAHNEILQIVVFSLFFGVATAAVGEFGTVVVKFMDSVAHIMLKVTGYVMNFAPFAVFGAMAAIISQKGLTILLTYGKFIGQFYLGLACLWIVLALVGFLILGRRVFTLLGLIKDPLLLAFSTASSEAAYPRTMEELEKFGCDNRIVSFVLPLGYSFNLDGSMMYMTFASLFIAQAYNMHLGFEEQISMLLVLMITSKGIAGVPRASLVVIAGTLSMFHIPEAGLLLLLGVDHLLDMGRSATNVIGNAMATAVVSKWENSLAEVPASQLKEV from the coding sequence ATGAAGAGATCCAACCGGCTTACACTATTTATTTTCATAGCCATGGTATTGGGAATCCTGACCGGGTATATTGTGAACGTTTGCTATACCGATACCTATGGTGGCGGAAATGCCGGACAGATGGTCTCCGCTGATAACAGCTCCCTTGGCAACACCGCCGGACATATTATAGGTCTCTCTACCGGTAAAGGTACTACCGGAGAAGCCAGGATCCAGAAGTTTGCTGATAACATTTCTATTCTGACTGATATATTCCTGCGACTGGTAAAGATGATCATTGCTCCCCTGGTATTTTCTACATTAGTGGTAGGAGTGGCAAAGCTGGGCGATATCAAAGCGGTAGGACGCATTGGCGGTAAAACTATGTTATGGTTTATTTCAGCTACTTTCATTTCCCTTTTCCTGGGCCTTATGCTGGTGAATATCCTGCAGCCAGGTCATTCCCTGAACCTGCCGGTACCGGATTCTCATGCGAGCAGCGGAGTGGCGGCTGCTGCCATGACACTGAAAGGATTCTTCCAGCACGTATTCCCCGATAGTGTGATCAACGCCATGGCGCACAACGAGATCCTGCAGATCGTTGTGTTCTCACTTTTCTTTGGCGTAGCTACGGCAGCTGTAGGTGAGTTTGGAACCGTTGTGGTAAAATTCATGGATAGCGTAGCCCATATCATGTTGAAAGTGACAGGGTACGTGATGAATTTTGCTCCGTTTGCTGTATTTGGTGCAATGGCGGCAATCATTTCGCAGAAGGGACTTACCATTTTGCTGACCTACGGTAAATTCATAGGCCAGTTTTACCTGGGCCTTGCCTGTTTATGGATAGTATTGGCTTTGGTGGGATTCCTGATACTCGGACGGCGGGTATTCACTTTACTCGGGCTGATAAAAGATCCCTTGTTACTGGCTTTCAGTACAGCCAGCAGCGAAGCTGCCTACCCCCGTACAATGGAAGAGCTGGAAAAATTCGGTTGTGATAACCGTATTGTAAGTTTCGTACTGCCCTTAGGTTATTCCTTTAACCTGGATGGCTCTATGATGTACATGACCTTTGCCAGCCTGTTCATTGCACAGGCCTATAATATGCACCTAGGATTTGAAGAACAGATCTCGATGCTCCTTGTATTAATGATTACCAGTAAAGGAATAGCCGGGGTCCCAAGGGCTTCTCTCGTTGTGATCGCTGGCACACTTTCCATGTTCCATATTCCGGAAGCTGGGTTATTACTGCTGCTGGGAGTGGACCATTTACTGGACATGGGACGTTCAGCTACCAATGTGATTGGTAATGCTATGGCTACCGCAGTGGTATCCAAATGGGAAAACTCCCTTGCGGAAGTCCCGGCTTCGCAGTTAAAGGAAGTATAA
- a CDS encoding DedA family protein, which translates to MDQFIELFKHLINPQWIIDHGGLYLLLLIIFAETGLFVGFFLPGDSLLFVAGIYGGLLSESFFNVPFFLIMVMISVAGVLGNFVGFWFGRKSGPLLFNRKDTFFFKQKHLYQAKDFYDKYGGGAIFLARFLPIIRTFAPIVAGIVQMERKKFMFFNIISSFCWVFSMMLAGHYLDKFFPTLKEHLELIVIILIIITTLPVIIKLVFGKAKHPHPTHTDVNE; encoded by the coding sequence ATGGACCAGTTTATAGAGTTATTCAAGCATCTTATTAACCCACAATGGATCATTGATCATGGTGGCCTGTATCTATTATTGCTGATCATTTTTGCTGAAACGGGGCTTTTTGTAGGGTTTTTCCTGCCGGGAGATTCCCTGCTTTTTGTGGCTGGTATATATGGCGGTTTATTGAGTGAAAGCTTTTTTAATGTTCCTTTTTTCCTCATTATGGTGATGATCTCCGTTGCGGGGGTATTGGGAAATTTTGTGGGTTTTTGGTTTGGCCGTAAATCGGGACCATTACTTTTCAATAGAAAAGATACTTTTTTCTTTAAGCAGAAGCACCTTTACCAGGCGAAGGATTTCTACGATAAATATGGTGGCGGCGCGATATTCCTGGCCCGTTTCCTGCCTATCATCCGGACTTTCGCTCCCATTGTAGCAGGTATCGTACAGATGGAGCGGAAGAAATTTATGTTCTTTAATATCATCAGCTCCTTCTGTTGGGTATTTTCTATGATGCTGGCAGGCCATTACCTGGATAAGTTCTTCCCCACGCTGAAAGAACATCTGGAACTTATTGTAATTATATTAATAATTATTACTACATTACCTGTTATTATTAAACTAGTTTTTGGTAAAGCAAAACATCCGCATCCTACTCACACCGATGTGAATGAATAA